One stretch of Saccharopolyspora erythraea DNA includes these proteins:
- a CDS encoding AraC family transcriptional regulator — MDPLADLLHGVRAQGAQFCQSILSPPWSLRFESSASLELHTMLHEDAWIIPDDGPALRLRPGDIAVVRGPGRYVIADEPSTPPGLLVRDDRCFSIADGSDVCEALALGPRTFGSSADGSATLVSGTYQLPDSLGERLLCALPPVLVVPAVDDSCLELLELVTAELVRETPGQQIALDRMLDVLLVFTLRDWFTRPEADAPSWYQALADPVVGGALRAMHNAPSAPWTVRSLAAHVGVSRAGLARRFTELVGEPPLTYLTCWRMDLAAELLRRPGATVTSVAAQVGYADGFAFSSAFKRVRGISPRDHRRRAQAVPASPGAQASLAVPTGSLPTIPSPAH, encoded by the coding sequence GTGGATCCGCTCGCCGACCTGCTGCACGGCGTCCGAGCCCAGGGCGCCCAGTTCTGCCAGTCCATCCTGTCGCCGCCCTGGTCTCTGCGGTTCGAGAGCTCGGCGAGCCTGGAACTGCACACCATGCTGCACGAGGACGCCTGGATCATTCCCGACGACGGCCCAGCGCTGCGGCTGCGGCCGGGTGACATCGCGGTCGTGCGAGGACCGGGCCGCTACGTCATCGCCGACGAGCCCAGCACCCCGCCCGGGCTCCTCGTACGGGACGACCGCTGCTTCAGCATCGCCGACGGCTCCGACGTCTGCGAGGCCCTCGCGCTGGGGCCGCGCACGTTCGGCAGCTCCGCTGACGGCTCCGCGACCCTCGTCAGTGGCACCTACCAGCTCCCGGACAGCCTCGGCGAGCGCTTGCTGTGCGCCCTGCCGCCGGTGCTGGTCGTGCCGGCCGTGGACGACTCCTGCCTGGAGCTGCTGGAGCTCGTCACGGCGGAGCTGGTTCGCGAAACGCCTGGGCAGCAGATAGCACTCGACAGGATGCTCGACGTGCTGCTGGTCTTCACCCTCCGGGACTGGTTCACCCGCCCGGAGGCCGACGCGCCGAGCTGGTACCAGGCCCTCGCCGATCCCGTCGTCGGCGGCGCGCTGCGCGCGATGCACAACGCCCCGTCGGCACCCTGGACGGTCCGCTCGCTGGCCGCCCACGTCGGCGTTTCCCGCGCGGGACTGGCCAGGCGCTTCACCGAACTGGTCGGCGAGCCGCCGCTGACGTACCTCACCTGCTGGCGCATGGACCTGGCGGCCGAACTCCTGCGCCGCCCCGGCGCCACGGTGACCTCGGTGGCCGCCCAGGTCGGCTACGCCGACGGCTTCGCCTTCAGCTCGGCCTTCAAGCGCGTCCGAGGCATCAGCCCCCGCGACCACCGCCGCCGCGCCCAGGCCGTTCCCGCGAGCCCCGGCGCGCAGGCTTCCCTCGCCGTCCCCACCGGCTCCCTGCCGACGATCCCTTCACCCGCGCACTGA
- a CDS encoding PRC-barrel domain-containing protein: protein MDVERAQDLIGTAVYDRSGVKIGRVGNVYVHDSTHQPEWVTVRCGFLGSRETFVPLNGASTEEDRIDVSVSKDMVKFAPRVAAEHGHLSDEEGRDLYSHYGISELPGAETTGAPGAGQTSGDAKTTTGRHRRHDG, encoded by the coding sequence ATGGACGTCGAACGCGCGCAGGACCTGATCGGCACGGCGGTCTACGACCGCAGCGGCGTGAAGATCGGCCGGGTCGGCAACGTGTACGTGCACGACTCCACCCACCAGCCCGAGTGGGTGACCGTCCGATGTGGCTTCCTGGGCAGCCGGGAGACCTTCGTGCCGCTGAACGGGGCCTCGACCGAGGAGGACAGGATCGACGTCAGCGTGTCCAAGGACATGGTGAAGTTCGCTCCTCGCGTCGCGGCCGAACACGGCCACCTCTCCGACGAGGAGGGGCGCGACCTCTACAGCCACTACGGCATCAGCGAGCTGCCCGGGGCGGAGACCACGGGCGCGCCCGGCGCTGGCCAGACCAGCGGAGACGCGAAGACGACGACCGGACGCCACCGCAGGCACGACGGCTAG
- a CDS encoding glycosyltransferase family 4 protein produces the protein MDAKNAEAEAGARTQRSDDGDALGGAPDTAGSVRSSEPGRAEVAGDAPATGTGRAATSGDTDGRDNPAGVGHPADADHPVDNDNTAGAANAAGSTATGVSAATAGSANAQAAESIGGAPEGRRMNVFIDARWTRTDTHDGISRYGANLIEALHQLHPVTMLIHDDRQLDLLPDGVPHVKINSPLSPRELWVSRTLNKLGAEVVFSPMQVIGGFSRRYKLILTLHDLIYYRHPQPPGFLPLPVQGVWRLYHKAYWPQRVLLNRADAVVTVSETTRTLMRHHRLTRRPITVVHNAPSELDSLVSAKDLVDPERCEGALTAAAGEDARNGAGGPRELVYMGSFMPYKNVETLVDGMALLSGYRLHLVSRVAPAREAELAERIPSGADVVFWRGISDGDYHELLSRAFALVTASKDEGFGLPIIEAMNAGTPVVCSDLTIFREVTGGHARFFQSDSPDGFAAAVNGLEDDAVRAELVESARVQAKQFTWTSSAERLLEVMHSVVR, from the coding sequence GTGGACGCCAAGAACGCGGAGGCCGAGGCCGGTGCCCGTACCCAGCGATCGGACGACGGCGACGCCCTGGGCGGTGCGCCGGACACTGCGGGCAGCGTGCGGTCTTCAGAACCCGGACGTGCCGAGGTCGCTGGTGACGCACCAGCGACCGGCACCGGCCGTGCTGCGACCTCCGGGGACACCGATGGCCGCGACAACCCTGCGGGAGTCGGCCACCCGGCGGACGCCGACCATCCTGTGGACAACGACAACACCGCAGGGGCCGCCAACGCCGCGGGCTCCACGGCCACCGGGGTTTCGGCGGCCACGGCGGGCTCTGCCAACGCACAGGCAGCGGAGAGCATCGGGGGTGCGCCCGAGGGGCGTCGGATGAACGTCTTCATCGACGCGCGTTGGACGCGGACCGACACCCACGACGGCATCAGTCGCTACGGGGCGAACCTCATCGAGGCATTGCACCAACTCCATCCCGTGACGATGTTGATCCATGACGACCGGCAGCTCGACCTGCTGCCGGACGGGGTGCCGCACGTGAAGATCAACAGCCCGCTCTCGCCGCGCGAGCTGTGGGTCTCGCGCACGCTGAACAAGCTGGGTGCGGAGGTGGTTTTCAGCCCGATGCAGGTGATCGGCGGTTTCTCGCGGCGGTACAAGCTGATTCTCACCCTGCACGACCTGATCTACTACCGGCACCCGCAGCCACCGGGATTCCTGCCGTTGCCGGTCCAGGGCGTGTGGCGCCTCTACCACAAGGCGTACTGGCCGCAGCGGGTTCTGCTCAACCGGGCCGACGCCGTCGTGACGGTAAGCGAGACGACCCGCACGCTGATGAGGCACCATCGGCTCACCCGCAGGCCCATTACCGTCGTCCACAATGCACCGTCCGAACTGGACTCATTGGTCAGTGCGAAGGACTTGGTCGACCCAGAGCGCTGCGAAGGTGCGCTGACTGCTGCTGCGGGCGAGGATGCCCGGAACGGTGCCGGTGGCCCCCGCGAGCTCGTGTACATGGGTTCGTTCATGCCGTACAAGAACGTGGAAACACTGGTCGATGGCATGGCTCTCCTTTCTGGGTATCGGTTGCACCTGGTGAGCCGGGTCGCGCCGGCACGGGAAGCCGAGCTGGCGGAACGGATCCCGTCCGGCGCGGACGTCGTCTTCTGGCGCGGAATCAGCGACGGGGATTACCACGAACTGCTGTCGAGGGCGTTCGCGCTGGTCACCGCGTCGAAGGACGAGGGTTTCGGGCTCCCGATCATCGAGGCGATGAACGCGGGCACTCCGGTCGTGTGCAGCGACCTGACGATCTTCCGCGAGGTCACCGGTGGACACGCCCGGTTCTTCCAGTCCGACTCGCCGGACGGCTTTGCCGCTGCGGTCAACGGCTTGGAAGACGATGCAGTGCGTGCGGAGCTGGTGGAATCAGCCCGGGTTCAAGCCAAACAATTCACGTGGACCTCCTCTGCGGAGCGGTTGCTCGAAGTGATGCACTCGGTCGTCCGGTAG
- a CDS encoding glycosyltransferase, whose amino-acid sequence MTSQPSSRRPLRIVIGAVLYPPDVNGAANFGHRLATGLARLGHDVHVICHAMGRQSSTRVEDGVTVHRVGSYATPVHPTFRINTPWQAFAAADELLAEIQPDVVHVQSHFYICRALINAARKRGIGLVATNHFMPENIFGYLRIPALLQPVASRILWRNLIKHYSKAQMVTAPTPRAVQLLQDNGFDHRAIPVSCGMDVERYRRRARLFRKNNPDPKTRTVLFVGRLDEEKHIDDLLRAMSVLRTEAATRLEIVGDGSKRAAYEQLAHELGIGDRVHFAGFVSDDELLDAYARADVFCMPSIAELQSLATMEAMSAATPVVLADAMALPHLVESGKNGRLFPPHDVHALAAAIDEIISDRATIDRMGAASERLVSKHDINAVLGRFESIYRHVTNPDEVLELEELHAELAS is encoded by the coding sequence TTGACTTCGCAACCGTCCAGCAGGCGTCCGCTCCGGATCGTGATCGGCGCGGTTCTGTACCCACCCGACGTGAACGGGGCGGCCAACTTCGGCCACCGGCTCGCGACCGGCCTGGCGCGCCTCGGACACGACGTGCACGTGATCTGCCACGCGATGGGCCGCCAGTCCAGCACGCGTGTCGAGGACGGCGTCACCGTGCACCGCGTCGGTTCCTACGCCACGCCCGTGCACCCGACGTTCCGCATCAACACCCCGTGGCAGGCGTTCGCGGCCGCCGACGAGCTGCTGGCCGAGATCCAGCCCGACGTCGTCCACGTCCAGTCGCACTTCTACATCTGCCGCGCCCTGATCAACGCCGCCCGCAAGCGCGGCATCGGCCTGGTGGCGACCAACCACTTCATGCCGGAGAACATCTTCGGCTACCTCAGGATCCCCGCGCTGCTGCAGCCGGTCGCCTCCCGCATCCTGTGGCGCAACCTGATCAAGCACTACAGCAAGGCCCAGATGGTGACCGCACCGACGCCGCGCGCGGTGCAGCTGCTGCAGGACAACGGCTTCGACCACCGGGCCATCCCGGTGTCGTGCGGCATGGACGTGGAGCGCTACCGCCGCCGGGCACGGTTGTTCCGCAAGAACAACCCCGACCCCAAGACCCGGACCGTGCTGTTCGTCGGCAGGCTCGACGAGGAGAAGCACATCGACGATCTGCTGCGGGCGATGTCGGTGCTGCGCACCGAGGCCGCCACGCGGCTGGAGATCGTCGGCGACGGCAGCAAGCGCGCCGCCTACGAGCAGCTCGCCCACGAGCTCGGCATCGGCGACCGGGTGCACTTCGCCGGGTTCGTCAGCGATGACGAGCTGCTCGACGCCTACGCCCGCGCCGACGTGTTCTGCATGCCCAGCATCGCCGAGCTGCAGAGCCTGGCGACGATGGAGGCGATGTCGGCGGCCACCCCGGTCGTGCTGGCCGATGCCATGGCCCTGCCGCACCTGGTCGAGTCCGGCAAGAACGGCCGGCTGTTCCCGCCGCACGACGTGCACGCCCTGGCCGCGGCGATCGACGAGATCATCAGCGACCGCGCGACCATCGACCGGATGGGCGCGGCCAGCGAGCGGCTGGTGTCCAAGCACGACATCAACGCCGTGCTCGGCCGGTTCGAGTCGATCTACCGGCACGTCACCAACCCCGACGAGGTCCTGGAACTCGAAGAGCTCCACGCCGAGCTGGCGAGCTGA
- a CDS encoding alpha/beta hydrolase — protein MVEPTAREVTVPSGSLAVRTWSAAAPRWVALLAHGYGEHSGRYQWVAQQLVGAGAFVCAPDHVGHGNSPGERVLFSDADDVVADLEAVRQEISAEHPELPVVLIGHSLGGMFAARYAQLHQDELAAVVLCAPVLGTWHALDLLEAEEIPETPIDPATLSRDPQVGRDYADDPLVWHGAFKRTTLAAIDECLTRINEGVTLRVPALWIHGEDDELVPEADTRTGIDRIRGYEFHEHIYPGGRHELFNETNKAEVMGDVLTFVGRELNT, from the coding sequence ATGGTCGAGCCGACAGCACGAGAAGTCACGGTCCCCAGCGGCAGCCTCGCGGTCCGGACCTGGTCCGCGGCCGCCCCGAGGTGGGTCGCGCTGCTCGCCCACGGATACGGCGAGCATTCCGGGCGCTACCAGTGGGTCGCGCAGCAGTTGGTGGGCGCCGGGGCCTTCGTCTGCGCTCCCGACCACGTGGGCCACGGCAACTCGCCCGGCGAACGCGTCCTGTTCTCCGACGCCGACGACGTCGTGGCCGACCTCGAGGCGGTGCGGCAGGAGATCTCCGCCGAGCACCCCGAGCTGCCCGTCGTCCTCATCGGACACTCGCTCGGCGGGATGTTCGCCGCCCGCTACGCGCAACTGCACCAGGACGAGCTGGCCGCGGTGGTCCTCTGCGCCCCGGTGCTGGGCACCTGGCACGCACTGGATCTGCTTGAGGCCGAGGAGATCCCCGAGACGCCGATCGACCCGGCGACGCTCTCCCGCGACCCGCAGGTCGGCCGCGACTACGCCGACGACCCGCTGGTCTGGCACGGGGCGTTCAAGCGGACGACGCTCGCCGCGATCGACGAGTGCCTGACCCGGATCAACGAGGGTGTCACGCTGCGGGTGCCCGCGCTGTGGATCCACGGCGAGGACGACGAGCTGGTCCCCGAGGCCGACACCCGCACCGGGATCGACCGGATCCGGGGCTACGAGTTCCACGAGCACATCTACCCGGGCGGCCGCCACGAGCTCTTCAACGAGACGAACAAGGCCGAGGTGATGGGCGACGTGCTCACCTTCGTCGGTCGCGAGCTGAACACCTGA
- a CDS encoding alpha/beta fold hydrolase, which produces MPSTRTEPVERVAEINGSDLHYWIHRDVLGDVRVAEDGGRPGAAEAGGSGNAGVTEADGRADAGRGADVTAEAVSGPDANAAADGGTDAAADACAVATGGADANAAVDARGGAAIDGAATADADGGGDAVETVLMVHGLRGTHHGLELIADGLGEHRVVVPDLPGFGASGPMSGHRHDVEGYASAMIQLIKLLGDRPVVLLGHSFGSIVAAHVASSAPELVRRLVLVNPISSLALNGPRVVLSGLTSAYYSLGKALPLRMGNSLLSNKWIVLAASRTMTRTKDRQLRRFIDQNHLRHFSRFHSPALLNETFLASVNNTVMEYVDALTMPTLLIAGESDEIAPLPGQRVLAKRLDDAELVVLPDVGHLVHYETPVAAAHEIKRFLAAS; this is translated from the coding sequence ATGCCCAGCACCCGAACCGAACCGGTGGAGCGAGTAGCGGAGATCAACGGATCCGACCTGCACTACTGGATCCACCGCGACGTCCTCGGCGATGTGCGAGTCGCCGAGGACGGTGGCCGCCCCGGCGCCGCCGAAGCCGGTGGCAGTGGGAACGCCGGTGTCACTGAGGCCGATGGTCGCGCTGACGCCGGCCGCGGTGCCGATGTCACCGCCGAGGCCGTCAGCGGCCCTGATGCGAATGCCGCCGCAGACGGGGGCACCGATGCGGCCGCCGACGCTTGTGCCGTTGCCACTGGCGGCGCCGATGCCAATGCCGCCGTCGATGCCCGTGGTGGCGCTGCCATCGATGGGGCTGCCACGGCCGACGCCGACGGAGGCGGCGATGCCGTGGAGACCGTGCTGATGGTGCACGGCCTGCGCGGCACGCATCACGGCCTCGAACTGATCGCCGACGGACTCGGCGAGCACCGCGTCGTCGTCCCGGACCTTCCGGGGTTCGGCGCCTCGGGGCCGATGTCCGGCCACCGGCACGACGTCGAGGGCTACGCGAGCGCGATGATCCAGCTGATCAAGCTGCTCGGCGACCGCCCGGTGGTCCTGCTCGGTCACTCCTTCGGTTCCATCGTCGCCGCGCATGTCGCCTCCTCCGCTCCTGAGCTGGTGCGGCGGCTGGTGCTGGTCAACCCGATCTCGAGCCTGGCCCTGAACGGTCCGAGGGTGGTGCTGTCCGGGCTCACGTCCGCCTACTACTCCCTGGGCAAGGCGCTCCCGCTGCGCATGGGCAACTCGCTGCTGTCCAACAAGTGGATCGTCCTCGCCGCGAGCCGGACCATGACCCGCACCAAGGACCGGCAGCTCCGCCGGTTCATAGATCAGAACCACCTGCGGCACTTCAGCCGCTTCCACAGCCCCGCGCTGCTCAACGAGACCTTCCTCGCCTCGGTGAACAACACGGTCATGGAGTACGTGGACGCGCTGACCATGCCGACCCTGCTCATCGCGGGCGAGTCCGACGAGATCGCACCGCTGCCCGGCCAGCGCGTCCTCGCCAAGCGTCTCGACGACGCCGAGCTGGTGGTCCTCCCCGACGTCGGTCACCTCGTGCACTACGAGACGCCCGTGGCCGCCGCGCACGAGATCAAGCGTTTCCTCGCAGCATCATGA
- a CDS encoding GH25 family lysozyme, whose protein sequence is MALRIPGIDVAKYQGEPNWGAVRGAGYAFSYIKATEGIGYVSPTLDAQLAGARGAGMVTGLYHFARPDTNSPQQDAADFAAQLGRLNSSAAGNLPPCLDIETDGPDLAAWVKGFIDAIRGHTGRHEVVVYASTSWFAGKLGTDSWVDPGVFLWVAHYGRPPGEPGYLTDRVVMHQHASDGQVPGIAGNTDLNVSMVDLPVLTGAGAPPPPPPGPPPAETYVVQPGDTLSGIGARLGVDWREIARVNGIADPNLIYVGQVLRIPR, encoded by the coding sequence ATGGCGCTGCGCATTCCGGGCATCGATGTTGCGAAATACCAGGGTGAGCCGAACTGGGGCGCGGTCCGCGGCGCCGGGTACGCGTTCAGCTACATCAAGGCGACGGAAGGCATCGGCTACGTCAGCCCGACGCTGGACGCCCAGCTCGCAGGGGCACGCGGCGCCGGTATGGTCACCGGGCTGTACCACTTCGCGCGGCCCGACACGAACTCCCCGCAGCAGGACGCCGCGGACTTCGCCGCGCAGCTCGGGCGGCTCAACTCCAGCGCGGCGGGCAACCTGCCGCCCTGTCTGGACATCGAGACCGACGGGCCGGACCTGGCGGCGTGGGTGAAGGGCTTCATCGACGCGATCCGCGGCCACACCGGCAGGCACGAGGTCGTCGTCTACGCCTCGACGTCGTGGTTCGCCGGCAAGCTCGGCACCGACTCGTGGGTGGACCCCGGCGTGTTCCTGTGGGTGGCGCACTACGGCCGGCCGCCGGGTGAGCCCGGCTACCTCACCGACCGCGTGGTGATGCACCAGCACGCGTCGGACGGCCAGGTCCCCGGCATCGCGGGCAACACCGACCTCAACGTCTCGATGGTCGACCTGCCGGTGCTCACCGGAGCGGGTGCTCCGCCGCCGCCCCCGCCGGGTCCGCCGCCGGCCGAGACCTACGTCGTGCAGCCCGGAGACACCCTCTCGGGGATCGGCGCCCGCCTCGGCGTCGACTGGCGGGAGATCGCCAGGGTCAACGGCATCGCGGACCCGAACCTCATCTACGTGGGACAGGTCCTGCGCATCCCGCGCTGA
- a CDS encoding peptidase inhibitor family I36 protein produces the protein MALASATAAHATSTAGPATIEPHACPADSFCAWPSSDFQGAAHQTEVSAVPLGRCVALPQDFEATSFANNTGRPVTVYQDGFCSTEADFRTYPTGSFVPRSPYVARAIQVWSH, from the coding sequence GTGGCGCTGGCCTCGGCCACGGCCGCACATGCCACCTCCACCGCCGGCCCCGCCACCATCGAGCCCCATGCCTGCCCGGCGGACAGCTTCTGCGCGTGGCCGAGCAGTGACTTCCAGGGGGCTGCTCACCAGACCGAGGTGTCCGCAGTCCCGCTCGGTCGCTGCGTTGCGCTACCGCAGGACTTCGAGGCGACCTCGTTCGCCAACAACACCGGCCGGCCCGTCACGGTCTACCAGGACGGGTTCTGCTCCACCGAAGCCGACTTCCGCACCTACCCCACCGGATCATTCGTGCCGCGTTCGCCATACGTGGCCCGCGCGATCCAGGTGTGGTCGCACTGA
- a CDS encoding copper resistance D family protein translates to MAVDPDAATSSGSPSEAGKSRAVKNAVVAVALAVAVLTALVATAYVDAGAIPGLPLPEPAVRYGLPALRVLLDLAAVGTIGLSMLPKLLGAARPKQVEPVLSRARRVSVITALAWMCFALASLLLQVRELDPGSALTTTAVTDYVVSVPAGLGLVVSAGAALVSAALGLAALNHGETIPAELRTVVALLGLLPMPLTGHATDWEYHQFSMLSIELHVVAAALWTGGLAALLFFVAPRRGLLAVALPRFSKLATAALATVAITGAFNGLMQLAITPGVGLAGLLTTGYGGLVLLKTACLVAVALIGARVRFRLLPRVERHQNSALLTWAAAEIVVMAVAYGLGAVLARSPVA, encoded by the coding sequence ATGGCCGTGGATCCCGATGCCGCCACCTCGTCCGGCTCACCGTCGGAGGCCGGTAAGTCGCGCGCGGTCAAGAACGCGGTCGTGGCGGTTGCCTTGGCCGTGGCGGTGCTCACCGCGCTGGTGGCCACCGCCTACGTCGACGCCGGAGCGATCCCCGGCCTGCCGCTGCCCGAACCCGCCGTCCGGTACGGGCTGCCCGCGCTGCGGGTGCTGCTTGACCTGGCCGCGGTCGGCACCATCGGCCTGAGCATGCTGCCCAAGCTGCTCGGTGCGGCGCGGCCGAAGCAGGTGGAGCCGGTCCTGAGCCGCGCGCGCCGCGTCTCGGTCATCACGGCACTGGCGTGGATGTGCTTCGCACTGGCGTCGTTGCTGCTGCAGGTGCGCGAACTCGACCCGGGCAGCGCGCTGACCACCACCGCCGTCACCGACTACGTCGTCAGCGTCCCGGCCGGACTGGGCCTGGTGGTCAGCGCCGGAGCCGCGCTGGTTTCGGCGGCGCTGGGACTCGCCGCGCTGAACCACGGCGAGACGATCCCCGCCGAGTTGCGCACGGTCGTGGCGCTGCTCGGCCTGCTGCCGATGCCGCTGACCGGGCACGCGACGGACTGGGAGTACCACCAGTTCAGCATGCTCTCGATCGAGCTGCACGTGGTCGCGGCCGCGCTGTGGACGGGCGGGCTCGCCGCCCTGCTGTTCTTCGTCGCGCCGCGGCGCGGGCTGCTCGCGGTCGCCCTACCGCGCTTCTCGAAGCTGGCGACGGCCGCGCTCGCCACGGTCGCGATCACCGGAGCGTTCAACGGGCTGATGCAGCTGGCCATCACTCCCGGCGTCGGACTCGCGGGGCTGCTGACCACCGGATACGGCGGGCTCGTGCTGCTGAAGACGGCCTGCCTCGTCGCCGTGGCGCTGATCGGGGCGCGGGTCCGGTTCCGCCTGCTGCCCCGCGTCGAGCGGCACCAGAACAGCGCCCTGCTCACCTGGGCGGCGGCGGAGATCGTCGTCATGGCCGTTGCCTACGGCCTCGGCGCCGTCCTCGCCCGCTCCCCAGTCGCCTGA
- a CDS encoding NAD(P)H-binding protein, whose translation MTNSTILVLGGTGKTGRRVAAKLAARGFGVRVASRRGAVRFDWDDRSTWAPALEGVDAAYVVAPSETDDGETISEFIPAATAAGAGRLVLLSAREVETSMGTGLKAAEAAVRRSDARWTILRPSWFAQNFSEDMFLPLINAGLVALPTGDGEEPFIDAEDIADVAVAALTEEGHDQQVYELSGPDLLSFPEAVKMIAAASGRDVAFKAVTAAEFMESLLGNGLPEDVARMVTDLLDAIRRGENAHLSDGVRRALGRPPRPFADYVREVWGA comes from the coding sequence ATGACGAATTCCACGATCTTGGTTCTCGGCGGTACCGGCAAGACCGGACGCAGGGTGGCGGCGAAGCTGGCCGCCCGCGGGTTCGGCGTGCGCGTCGCATCCCGGCGCGGTGCCGTCCGCTTCGACTGGGACGACCGCTCGACCTGGGCTCCGGCGCTGGAGGGCGTCGACGCCGCCTACGTCGTCGCTCCCTCGGAGACGGACGACGGCGAGACGATCTCGGAGTTCATCCCCGCCGCGACCGCAGCGGGTGCGGGCAGGCTCGTGCTGCTGTCGGCGCGGGAGGTCGAGACGTCGATGGGGACCGGGCTGAAGGCCGCGGAGGCCGCGGTCCGGCGCTCGGACGCGCGGTGGACCATCCTGCGGCCGTCGTGGTTCGCCCAGAACTTCAGCGAGGACATGTTCCTGCCGCTCATCAACGCCGGGCTGGTCGCGTTGCCGACCGGCGACGGCGAGGAGCCGTTCATCGACGCCGAGGACATCGCCGACGTCGCGGTGGCGGCGTTGACCGAGGAGGGGCACGACCAGCAGGTCTACGAGCTGTCGGGTCCGGACCTGCTGTCGTTCCCGGAGGCGGTGAAGATGATCGCCGCGGCCTCCGGGCGTGACGTCGCGTTCAAGGCGGTCACGGCGGCGGAGTTCATGGAATCGTTGCTGGGCAACGGGCTTCCCGAGGACGTCGCGAGGATGGTCACCGACCTGCTCGACGCCATCCGGCGAGGGGAGAACGCGCACCTGTCCGACGGTGTGCGGCGGGCGCTGGGACGGCCGCCGCGGCCCTTTGCCGACTACGTCCGGGAGGTGTGGGGCGCGTAG
- a CDS encoding DUF4232 domain-containing protein, which translates to MLSGSLQPGEPGAGQRYAELVLTNTSGETCNLYGYGGLQLIGADGRPLPTDLKRTPDPGPTLIRLAPGKSASATLHWTAVPHEGEPTDGQCQPTPVRAEVIPPDETDPLSVTWDLGEVCGFGSIDGTAYHS; encoded by the coding sequence ATGCTGTCCGGCAGCCTCCAGCCCGGCGAGCCGGGAGCCGGGCAGCGCTACGCCGAGCTGGTGCTGACCAACACCAGCGGCGAGACGTGCAACCTCTACGGCTACGGGGGCCTGCAGCTCATCGGCGCCGACGGCCGTCCGCTGCCCACGGACCTCAAGCGCACGCCGGACCCCGGTCCGACGCTGATCCGGCTCGCGCCTGGCAAGTCCGCCAGCGCGACGCTGCACTGGACCGCCGTGCCGCACGAGGGCGAGCCGACCGACGGGCAATGCCAGCCGACCCCGGTGCGTGCCGAGGTGATCCCGCCCGACGAGACCGACCCGCTGAGCGTGACGTGGGACCTGGGCGAGGTCTGCGGCTTCGGCTCCATCGACGGCACGGCATACCACTCCTGA